One window from the genome of Terriglobales bacterium encodes:
- a CDS encoding prolyl oligopeptidase family serine peptidase, with protein MELISGLMKAPVLEERIVEETMHGITIRDPFRYLEDAGDPRTQRFVEEQNAWTRSLLDQVPGREHIRPRLEQLLSIGSIGAPQIGGPYYFYTKREGMQNQAVLYVREGLKGADWALVDVNTWDAAGTTALDWWYPSHDGRYVCFGTSENGSEISDLQVVETATGKLLPLKIRRTRAASVAWRHDNSGFFYTRYPNPGEVPPGEEVYYRKVFYHSLGDADDGSKDKLIFLYDKDPQGWPNITIADDDRWLLMAVSQGWTRVNLFLLDLLSDTPPIEITEGKNFLYAGEIYRGSIYLTSNEDAPRFRVFKVDVTRPAREHWREIIPQSPGARDAVLQGAHVIGGKLLVTFEKDVTAEIEVFDLEGKFLGNVAMPGLGSLAGVGGNYDSEEAFFDFQSFTVPTTVYRIDMKSRGADISLWESLRGIADCQQYVVTQVFYPSKDGTQIPMFIVHGKNVKFDGQNPTWLSGYGGFNVSNSPTFRASVLLWLEQGGIFALANIRGGSEYGEEWHRAGMLEHKQNVFDDFIAAAEHLIAEKCTSPNRLAIQGGSNGGLLVGAALTQRPDLFRAVICQVPLLDMLRYQNFQIAKLWIPEYGSAEDPEQFRWLYKYSPYHRVKAGADYPAVMFMTADTDTRVDPMHAKKMTALLQTQAANGQSPERPILLRLDVKAGHGAGKPVSKQVDELTDMFSFLFWQLEVRKSGDRAIG; from the coding sequence ATGGAATTGATATCCGGTTTGATGAAGGCTCCAGTTTTGGAGGAACGGATTGTCGAAGAGACGATGCATGGGATCACGATTCGTGATCCCTTCCGTTACCTCGAAGATGCCGGCGATCCTCGAACGCAACGTTTTGTCGAGGAACAAAATGCGTGGACGCGAAGTTTGCTTGATCAGGTGCCTGGACGTGAGCACATTCGTCCACGTTTGGAGCAGTTGCTGAGTATCGGCAGCATCGGTGCGCCGCAGATTGGTGGTCCCTATTACTTCTATACAAAGCGCGAAGGCATGCAGAACCAGGCGGTGCTGTATGTGCGCGAGGGCCTTAAGGGCGCTGATTGGGCTTTGGTGGACGTGAATACCTGGGATGCCGCCGGGACGACGGCGCTCGACTGGTGGTATCCGAGTCACGATGGGAGGTACGTTTGTTTTGGAACATCGGAGAACGGATCAGAGATCAGTGATCTTCAGGTTGTTGAGACGGCTACTGGCAAATTGCTGCCCTTGAAGATCAGGCGCACTCGCGCTGCGAGCGTGGCGTGGAGGCACGATAACTCGGGATTCTTCTATACGCGATATCCCAATCCGGGAGAGGTGCCGCCGGGCGAAGAGGTTTACTACCGCAAAGTCTTCTATCACTCGCTAGGCGATGCGGACGATGGCTCGAAAGATAAGTTGATTTTCCTCTACGACAAGGATCCGCAAGGCTGGCCCAATATCACCATTGCTGATGATGACCGCTGGTTGCTCATGGCAGTGAGCCAGGGCTGGACGCGCGTGAACCTGTTTCTGCTGGATCTGCTCTCCGATACTCCTCCGATCGAGATCACCGAGGGCAAGAACTTTCTTTACGCTGGCGAGATCTATCGCGGATCCATCTACCTGACCAGCAATGAGGATGCGCCTCGCTTCCGCGTATTCAAAGTCGATGTCACCAGACCCGCACGTGAGCATTGGCGCGAGATTATTCCGCAGAGTCCTGGCGCGCGCGATGCAGTTCTGCAGGGCGCTCATGTGATCGGCGGAAAACTATTGGTGACCTTCGAAAAGGACGTTACCGCCGAGATCGAAGTATTCGATCTCGAAGGAAAGTTTCTGGGGAATGTCGCGATGCCCGGACTAGGCTCGCTTGCCGGCGTTGGAGGTAACTACGATAGCGAGGAAGCTTTCTTCGATTTCCAGTCGTTCACTGTACCCACGACTGTCTATCGAATCGACATGAAATCCCGAGGTGCGGATATCTCATTATGGGAATCATTGCGCGGAATCGCTGACTGCCAGCAATACGTCGTTACACAGGTGTTTTACCCGTCCAAAGATGGCACGCAGATTCCGATGTTCATTGTGCACGGCAAGAACGTGAAGTTCGATGGTCAAAATCCAACCTGGCTCAGCGGATATGGAGGCTTCAACGTCAGCAACTCTCCCACGTTTCGCGCTTCAGTGCTCTTGTGGCTGGAGCAGGGCGGGATCTTCGCGCTGGCCAACATTCGCGGTGGCTCGGAATACGGGGAAGAGTGGCATCGCGCCGGCATGCTCGAGCACAAGCAGAATGTTTTTGACGACTTCATTGCTGCCGCCGAGCATTTGATCGCTGAGAAGTGCACAAGCCCGAATCGACTGGCGATTCAGGGCGGCAGCAACGGCGGGCTACTGGTTGGTGCGGCTCTCACGCAGCGTCCGGATCTGTTTCGCGCCGTGATCTGCCAAGTGCCTCTGCTGGACATGCTGCGATATCAGAATTTCCAGATCGCGAAACTTTGGATTCCGGAATATGGATCGGCCGAAGATCCTGAGCAATTTCGCTGGCTCTACAAGTATTCGCCGTACCACCGTGTGAAAGCTGGCGCCGACTATCCGGCGGTCATGTTCATGACAGCGGATACTGATACGCGTGTTGATCCAATGCACGCGAAGAAGATGACTGCGCTATTGCAGACGCAGGCCGCAAATGGCCAGAGCCCGGAGCGTCCAATCCTGCTCCGACTTGATGTGAAGGCGGGACACGGAGCAGGGAAGCCAGTGTCGAAGCAAGTGGATGAGCTTACAGATATGTTTTCGTTTTTGTTTTGGCAGCTGGAAGTCAGAAAATCGGGTGATCGGGCCATCGGGTGA
- a CDS encoding replication-associated recombination protein A, protein MSLFSSLPEREISKAASTPLAERMRPRSLDEVVGQEHLLAPGKPLRLQIERDDPGSIIFWGPPGVGKTTLAQIIASVTKADFIEFSAVLSGIKEIKQVMADAAKARDFGTRTIVFVDEIHRFNKAQQDAFLPHVEKGNIRLIGATTENPSFEIISALLSRTRVYVLRPLTEEHIITLLRRALADKERGLGEMGVTIDDDALAKIAAYSSGDARSAYNVLEISAKLAQDRAKTGQAPIITSDLVADAVQKRILLYDKSGEEHFNLISALHKSVRNSDVDASLYWLGRMLASGEDPLYIARRVVRMAVEDIGLASPQALSISLAARDAYDFLGTPEGELALAQAVAYLALAPKSNAIYKAFGEVQEDVEKTAADPVPLPLRNAPTRLMKAFGYGKGYQYAHDLESKIADMQCLPDNLRDRRYFHPTDEGFERELRKRMEEIGRAKAQAKQSDTES, encoded by the coding sequence ATGAGTCTCTTCTCCTCTCTCCCGGAGCGGGAAATATCCAAGGCTGCCTCGACTCCTCTCGCAGAGCGGATGCGCCCGCGATCTCTCGATGAAGTCGTCGGACAAGAGCACCTGCTCGCGCCCGGAAAGCCATTGCGTTTGCAGATCGAGCGCGACGATCCAGGTTCGATCATCTTCTGGGGTCCTCCCGGAGTGGGAAAGACCACCCTTGCCCAGATTATCGCTAGTGTCACGAAAGCGGACTTCATTGAGTTCTCCGCCGTGCTGAGCGGGATCAAGGAAATCAAGCAGGTTATGGCCGACGCCGCGAAGGCTCGTGACTTCGGCACACGGACGATCGTCTTTGTGGACGAGATTCATCGCTTCAATAAAGCCCAGCAGGACGCGTTTCTTCCGCACGTAGAAAAGGGCAACATTCGCCTGATTGGCGCAACCACCGAGAATCCTTCCTTCGAAATCATCTCCGCGTTGCTCTCGCGCACGCGCGTTTATGTGCTTAGACCGCTTACCGAGGAGCACATCATCACGCTCCTGCGTCGCGCTCTTGCCGACAAAGAACGCGGCTTGGGAGAAATGGGAGTGACCATCGACGATGATGCCCTTGCCAAAATCGCGGCCTACTCCAGTGGAGACGCGCGCTCCGCATATAACGTGCTCGAGATCTCCGCTAAGCTCGCACAAGACCGAGCTAAAACGGGACAGGCTCCGATCATCACTTCCGATCTCGTTGCCGATGCCGTGCAAAAGCGCATTCTGCTCTACGACAAGTCTGGCGAAGAGCACTTCAACCTCATCTCCGCGCTGCACAAAAGCGTGCGAAACAGCGACGTGGACGCATCGCTCTACTGGCTTGGACGCATGCTCGCATCAGGCGAGGATCCGCTCTACATCGCGCGCCGCGTGGTTCGCATGGCCGTAGAAGACATCGGACTCGCGTCTCCCCAGGCTCTCAGCATTAGTCTCGCCGCTCGCGATGCCTACGATTTTCTCGGCACTCCGGAAGGCGAGCTCGCGCTGGCGCAGGCCGTCGCGTATCTGGCACTCGCCCCAAAATCGAACGCCATTTACAAAGCGTTCGGCGAGGTCCAGGAAGATGTCGAGAAAACCGCTGCCGATCCTGTCCCGCTGCCCCTGCGCAACGCGCCCACCCGACTGATGAAAGCATTCGGTTACGGCAAGGGGTATCAATACGCCCACGATCTCGAATCAAAAATCGCAGACATGCAATGCCTGCCCGACAATCTTCGCGACCGCCGCTACTTTCATCCAACGGATGAAGGCTTCGAGCGCGAGCTACGAAAGCGCATGGAAGAGATTGGTCGCGCAAAGGCGCAAGCTAAACAGTCCGACACCGAGTCCTGA
- a CDS encoding RNA methyltransferase gives MPALASTRLRPITSAQNALVKELRQAFNQGQAIDGLCAVEGVRLIEEAIRSRLRIQTLFVRESAQAKAPRILDQLTKHADAVLLPDRVFDSAVLTEHPQGIAALIKVADHDLQSVFGAAPALVIVAAAIQDPGNFGTLVRSAEAFGATGVVGIEGTVNHWNPKTVRASAGSIFRLPVLKTSATELLAEVQNRRVRALALVAPHGEGKSSVGDGSSPRSPLRLPDADLAGACALFVGNEGAGVPRELLTHMDQFVAIPQSRVESLNAGVAASIALYEAQRQRSAAR, from the coding sequence ATGCCAGCACTTGCGTCAACCCGACTCCGGCCAATAACCAGTGCCCAGAACGCTCTCGTGAAAGAGCTTCGGCAAGCCTTCAACCAGGGACAGGCCATTGACGGTCTGTGCGCCGTTGAAGGCGTACGGTTGATTGAAGAAGCCATCCGCAGCCGCCTCAGGATTCAGACATTGTTCGTGCGCGAATCCGCGCAGGCCAAGGCGCCAAGGATCCTGGACCAGCTCACGAAGCATGCCGATGCTGTGCTCCTGCCCGATCGCGTCTTCGACAGCGCGGTGCTCACCGAACATCCGCAAGGCATCGCCGCACTAATAAAGGTAGCTGACCATGACTTGCAATCGGTTTTTGGTGCAGCACCTGCGCTGGTAATCGTCGCAGCGGCGATTCAGGATCCTGGCAACTTCGGGACCCTGGTCCGTTCCGCCGAAGCCTTCGGTGCCACCGGCGTCGTCGGCATCGAAGGTACTGTGAACCACTGGAATCCGAAGACCGTCAGGGCGTCCGCCGGATCGATCTTTCGTTTGCCCGTGCTCAAAACCTCCGCTACGGAATTGCTCGCTGAAGTGCAAAACCGACGCGTGAGAGCTCTAGCCTTAGTTGCCCCGCATGGCGAAGGTAAGTCCAGCGTCGGCGATGGCAGCAGCCCACGCTCGCCTCTTCGATTACCGGATGCAGACCTCGCCGGCGCCTGCGCACTGTTCGTCGGCAACGAGGGCGCTGGAGTGCCCCGCGAACTGCTAACTCATATGGACCAGTTTGTCGCCATTCCGCAGTCGCGAGTCGAATCCCTAAACGCGGGAGTCGCGGCCTCGATTGCGCTGTACGAAGCTCAGCGTCAGCGGAGCGCAGCACGATGA
- a CDS encoding L-threonylcarbamoyladenylate synthase, with product MPAELLKINSSQPEQKLVSYAADRIRQGQVLGMPTDTFYGLAADPVNLRAVERIYEIKSRSRHKPLSLLVESVDQAEELSRNPPDVFHQLADKYWPGPLTIIVKASSRLPLKVTANTGNVALRVPSAAIPVAIIREIGFPITATSANLLGASECTTAECVRDQMGDRISIIVNGGPTERDTPTTIVDLSGDMTQWQIIREGAIPAEEISQILWH from the coding sequence TTGCCGGCAGAACTTCTGAAGATCAACAGCAGCCAGCCGGAACAAAAGCTTGTAAGTTACGCTGCTGATCGCATTCGCCAGGGACAAGTGCTGGGGATGCCGACCGACACTTTTTATGGCCTTGCTGCCGATCCGGTGAACCTCCGCGCCGTCGAGCGGATCTACGAGATTAAGAGCCGCTCGCGTCACAAGCCACTGTCCCTGCTGGTAGAGAGCGTTGACCAGGCAGAAGAACTTTCGCGCAACCCGCCAGACGTGTTCCATCAGTTGGCGGACAAATATTGGCCTGGGCCGCTTACGATCATCGTCAAAGCCAGTTCGCGCTTGCCCCTGAAGGTGACCGCAAATACGGGCAACGTCGCGCTGCGGGTACCGTCGGCCGCGATTCCGGTTGCTATCATTCGCGAGATCGGATTTCCCATTACGGCTACTTCGGCAAATTTGCTCGGAGCGTCGGAGTGTACGACGGCAGAGTGTGTTCGCGACCAGATGGGCGATCGCATTTCGATCATCGTTAACGGCGGCCCCACTGAGCGTGACACACCGACGACCATCGTCGACTTGAGTGGCGATATGACGCAGTGGCAGATCATCCGGGAGGGCGCAATTCCGGCAGAAGAGATTTCGCAGATCCTCTGGCACTGA
- a CDS encoding YdcF family protein, which yields MSRTRRPRIWWRLLLALFAGALAWVVAIFWLISRQAGRDESRKADAIVVFGAAEYAGRPSPIYRARLDHAYTLFRSGFAPLIITSGGAADDPNFTEGGVGRDYLVSRGVPDGAVIAETQSGDTSESAARIANIFRTNRLHTCLAVSDGYHMFRVKRMLEREGLTAYASPRPDSRSSSHWQRTKVKLREVMSYTAWKLGF from the coding sequence ATGTCGCGTACTCGTCGGCCTCGAATCTGGTGGCGGCTCCTTCTCGCTCTCTTTGCGGGAGCTCTGGCTTGGGTGGTGGCGATCTTTTGGCTCATCAGTCGCCAAGCTGGTCGCGATGAATCTCGCAAGGCAGATGCCATCGTTGTCTTTGGCGCTGCGGAGTACGCTGGTCGTCCATCGCCTATCTATCGGGCACGCCTCGATCACGCATATACGTTGTTCAGGAGCGGATTCGCTCCGCTGATCATTACCAGCGGGGGAGCGGCCGATGATCCGAACTTCACCGAGGGAGGAGTTGGCAGAGATTACCTTGTCTCGCGCGGCGTGCCGGATGGTGCAGTAATCGCTGAGACACAAAGTGGAGACACCAGCGAATCGGCCGCGCGCATTGCCAATATTTTCCGGACAAATCGGCTGCATACCTGCCTCGCAGTGAGTGACGGCTATCACATGTTTCGCGTGAAGCGGATGCTGGAACGCGAAGGCCTGACCGCATACGCATCGCCACGGCCGGATTCTCGTTCATCCAGTCACTGGCAGCGGACCAAAGTGAAGCTGCGGGAGGTTATGAGCTATACAGCGTGGAAGTTGGGTTTTTGA
- a CDS encoding cyclase family protein → MNLRVLKIQACVVAATLSIAILLFAAQTHSLGTGPQFRAVVDLTASTTLRVDLSSSRNTILVAPAKSGGVWTVDTLPATRLVAPLAVIEAQRKNFPDSESLVTMNDVADYERDHGAVPQGAIVLLTSKKQHTPQFSEDALHFLAEARNIVGIGSAGTAAAPASEKPYLANRGIYELENVANLSLVPQSGGIAIAAPEKIDGAEEGPVRLMALVR, encoded by the coding sequence ATGAATTTGAGAGTGTTAAAGATTCAGGCTTGCGTAGTGGCAGCAACGCTTTCCATCGCGATCCTGCTGTTTGCAGCCCAAACACATAGCCTTGGAACAGGACCGCAGTTTCGGGCGGTGGTGGACCTCACCGCGTCGACAACGCTTAGAGTCGATCTGAGTTCGTCGCGTAATACGATTCTGGTAGCTCCGGCGAAGAGCGGAGGAGTCTGGACGGTCGATACCCTTCCCGCAACACGTCTGGTTGCGCCGCTCGCCGTGATCGAAGCACAACGCAAGAACTTTCCTGATTCGGAATCCCTGGTCACGATGAATGACGTAGCTGACTATGAGCGCGATCACGGCGCTGTGCCGCAAGGAGCGATCGTCCTCCTGACGTCAAAGAAACAACACACGCCGCAGTTCAGCGAGGACGCACTGCACTTTCTGGCCGAGGCCCGCAACATCGTTGGAATTGGGAGTGCCGGTACAGCGGCGGCTCCAGCTAGCGAGAAGCCATACCTTGCCAATCGGGGCATCTACGAGCTGGAGAATGTAGCGAATCTCTCCCTGGTACCTCAGTCGGGAGGCATAGCGATTGCAGCCCCGGAAAAGATCGATGGAGCCGAGGAAGGACCTGTCCGGCTGATGGCTTTGGTCAGATAG
- a CDS encoding amidohydrolase family protein yields the protein MKTRILLIFLSGIFTASAFSQQYDTLIRNGKIVDGSGNPWFYGDVGIIGDRIAFIGHAATDVKAKRTVDATGLAVAPGFIDMLGQSETNLLIDKRAISKLTQGITTEITGEGESVAPFAKSDLVEQKDFLEHFHLTVDWESLDQYFNRLAKQGSAINLGTYVGAGQVRKKVLGQVNRAPTPDELKDMEEFVGDAMLDGAMGISTALIYAPSNYAQTDELIALAKIASKYGGIYVTHMRNEGDEEMQALDEAFRISREANIPVEIFHLKVSGKQNWGKMPQVVSKIEDARTNGIDVTADQYPYTASATSLGALIPPKYHEGGSEALVARLKDPKTKEAIRQELEGGKGYENMWRGVGGPEGVMLVSTIVPELKQYEGRTVADVARTQNKQPFDAICDLLIQSKDGIGAAYFSMQENDVRLAMQQPWVSVGTDYGEVAPDGLLGESKSHPRAYGSFARILGKYVREEHLLRLEDAIRKFTSLPAQRVRLDHRGLLREDYFADITIFNPAKVLDVATFELPNRPSVGIEYVFVNGTLALEHEKVTGEYGGRPLRGPAYQARAIAPEGLAPRGSVRGFVSDTDGWPLPRTKIVLTDTSGREVGSATSGREGKYEIPLEQSCENCALSAARMGFTSQKRTLNYNGSNPLWFGFALERTN from the coding sequence ATGAAAACTAGAATTCTGCTGATTTTCCTCTCCGGAATCTTCACGGCATCAGCCTTCTCCCAGCAGTACGACACCCTCATTCGCAACGGCAAGATCGTTGACGGCAGCGGCAATCCCTGGTTCTACGGAGACGTGGGGATCATCGGCGACCGCATCGCGTTTATCGGACACGCCGCCACCGATGTGAAGGCTAAGCGCACAGTCGATGCTACCGGACTGGCCGTTGCCCCTGGCTTTATCGACATGCTTGGGCAATCGGAGACGAACCTGCTGATCGACAAACGCGCGATTAGCAAGCTGACACAAGGCATTACCACCGAAATCACGGGCGAAGGGGAGTCCGTCGCTCCGTTTGCGAAATCCGACTTGGTAGAACAGAAGGACTTCCTCGAGCACTTTCATCTGACCGTCGACTGGGAGAGTCTCGACCAGTATTTCAACCGGCTGGCCAAGCAAGGTTCGGCCATCAATCTAGGCACGTACGTTGGAGCCGGTCAAGTCCGCAAGAAGGTTCTAGGTCAGGTAAATCGCGCACCAACTCCCGACGAGTTAAAAGATATGGAAGAGTTCGTGGGCGACGCCATGCTCGACGGAGCGATGGGAATCTCGACGGCATTGATCTACGCGCCCTCGAACTATGCCCAAACCGATGAGCTGATCGCGCTTGCGAAGATCGCCTCAAAGTACGGCGGAATCTACGTCACCCACATGCGTAACGAAGGCGACGAGGAGATGCAGGCACTCGATGAAGCCTTCCGAATCTCGCGCGAAGCGAATATTCCGGTTGAGATTTTCCACTTGAAGGTTTCGGGAAAACAGAACTGGGGGAAGATGCCGCAGGTCGTCTCCAAGATTGAAGACGCTCGTACCAATGGCATTGACGTTACTGCTGATCAGTATCCCTATACCGCCTCCGCCACATCGCTTGGCGCCCTCATTCCCCCGAAGTATCACGAAGGTGGATCAGAAGCACTGGTCGCGCGGTTGAAGGACCCGAAGACAAAAGAAGCCATCCGCCAGGAGCTTGAGGGAGGCAAGGGTTACGAAAACATGTGGCGCGGAGTTGGCGGACCGGAAGGCGTCATGCTCGTCTCCACCATTGTTCCCGAACTGAAACAATATGAAGGACGCACCGTCGCGGACGTGGCTCGCACGCAGAACAAGCAGCCGTTCGATGCCATTTGCGATCTCCTGATCCAGAGCAAAGATGGCATCGGCGCAGCCTACTTCAGCATGCAGGAAAACGATGTCCGCCTCGCAATGCAGCAGCCCTGGGTAAGCGTCGGCACCGATTACGGCGAGGTAGCGCCCGATGGCCTTCTCGGTGAGTCGAAGTCGCATCCGCGAGCCTACGGAAGTTTCGCTCGAATCCTCGGCAAATATGTTCGCGAGGAACATTTACTCCGGCTGGAAGATGCGATTCGCAAGTTCACTTCCCTTCCCGCCCAGCGTGTGCGCCTCGACCATCGCGGCCTTCTACGCGAGGACTACTTTGCCGACATCACCATCTTCAATCCGGCGAAAGTACTCGATGTTGCGACGTTCGAATTGCCGAATCGTCCCAGTGTGGGAATCGAGTATGTGTTCGTAAACGGAACGCTCGCGCTCGAGCACGAGAAGGTGACTGGAGAGTATGGCGGCCGTCCTCTACGCGGGCCTGCTTACCAGGCGAGAGCAATCGCTCCCGAAGGACTCGCGCCGCGTGGCAGCGTCAGAGGATTCGTAAGCGATACCGACGGTTGGCCCTTGCCTCGTACAAAAATTGTCCTGACCGATACCTCGGGTAGGGAGGTCGGGAGCGCGACTTCAGGACGAGAAGGCAAATACGAAATCCCGTTGGAGCAGTCATGTGAGAACTGTGCACTCAGCGCGGCTCGCATGGGGTTCACGTCGCAGAAGCGCACCCTCAACTACAACGGATCGAATCCGCTGTGGTTTGGCTTTGCGCTAGAAAGAACCAATTAG
- a CDS encoding DUF92 domain-containing protein, whose protein sequence is MFALVLLGLVAVIALRVPFRTRLLPALLITLGFALVATSLRGVTRSGAAAGFLVTGLLFLSCGPAIFVAVLLVFVLTLAATKFGRTRKQLLTIAERAGGRDGAQVLANVGISAMFAALSAIAPYRLPLIVGSLAALAEAACDTVSSETGKALAVEARLVSSGRIVPAGTDGAISIPGTLLGAVAAALVALEALLTGILDLRRAVVVAMAAIVGMLLDSLLGATLERRGRLSNNTVNLLSTFAAALLATIVAW, encoded by the coding sequence GTGTTTGCACTCGTCCTGCTAGGTCTGGTCGCTGTTATTGCCCTGAGGGTTCCTTTCCGCACGCGACTCTTGCCAGCCCTCCTGATTACGCTTGGCTTTGCTCTAGTGGCCACGAGCTTACGCGGAGTGACCCGGTCCGGCGCGGCCGCGGGCTTTCTGGTTACCGGGCTGCTATTCCTCTCCTGTGGACCGGCAATTTTCGTTGCCGTGCTTCTGGTTTTTGTCCTCACGCTGGCAGCCACTAAGTTCGGAAGAACGCGGAAGCAACTATTGACCATAGCCGAACGTGCCGGTGGACGCGATGGAGCACAGGTGCTGGCGAATGTCGGAATCTCTGCAATGTTCGCAGCTCTGTCTGCAATTGCTCCTTATCGTTTGCCTCTGATCGTCGGAAGCCTCGCCGCCCTTGCTGAGGCAGCCTGCGACACGGTTTCGAGTGAGACCGGCAAAGCGCTGGCAGTTGAGGCGCGGCTAGTCAGTTCAGGAAGGATCGTGCCGGCGGGAACCGACGGAGCTATCAGCATTCCGGGAACGCTGCTGGGAGCGGTCGCGGCTGCTTTGGTCGCACTGGAAGCACTCCTCACTGGCATACTGGATCTGCGTCGCGCTGTCGTGGTCGCCATGGCGGCAATCGTCGGAATGCTTCTGGATAGCCTGCTTGGCGCAACGCTAGAGCGACGCGGCCGGCTGAGCAACAACACAGTAAATCTCCTCTCCACATTTGCAGCCGCTTTGCTTGCGACGATTGTTGCGTGGTAA
- a CDS encoding Ku protein has translation MAASVWTGYLTFGLISMPVRLFSGARPNHVSFHMLHRDDHVRVKQQLICPEEDKVIGRDEIVKGYEFRKGEYVIIEPEELKRIEPKTAKTMEILEFVKAEEIDPIYFESSYYLMPEEAGKRPYALLQKALEDSKHVAVAKLAMHNREYTVFLRPYTGGMMLHTMYYQDEIREVENFGKSDVEIKDAELKVAHQLVQALAADWDPKKYYDTFETNVKELIKAHLEGKHVVGVEKPKKAAPVVDLMDALKQSLAQMEGKKKGPQRAIEYQRENQVRISDEPQAVAKKVAKKKKSA, from the coding sequence ATGGCTGCCTCCGTTTGGACTGGATATCTGACGTTTGGCCTTATCTCGATGCCCGTGCGGTTGTTTTCTGGCGCTCGCCCTAATCATGTCTCTTTTCACATGTTGCATCGCGACGATCATGTGCGGGTGAAGCAGCAGCTCATCTGCCCGGAAGAGGACAAAGTGATCGGCCGCGACGAGATCGTGAAGGGATACGAGTTCCGCAAGGGCGAGTACGTGATCATCGAGCCCGAAGAGCTCAAGAGGATCGAGCCGAAGACGGCAAAGACGATGGAGATTCTGGAGTTCGTCAAGGCCGAAGAGATTGATCCAATCTATTTCGAGTCGTCTTACTACCTCATGCCGGAAGAAGCAGGTAAGCGTCCGTACGCACTGTTGCAGAAGGCCCTTGAGGATAGCAAACATGTGGCGGTGGCGAAGCTCGCGATGCACAACCGCGAGTACACGGTGTTTTTACGGCCATATACCGGCGGCATGATGCTGCACACCATGTACTACCAGGACGAAATCCGCGAGGTTGAGAATTTCGGCAAGAGCGATGTTGAGATCAAAGATGCTGAGTTAAAGGTCGCGCATCAACTTGTGCAGGCGCTCGCCGCGGACTGGGATCCGAAGAAGTATTACGACACTTTCGAAACCAACGTTAAAGAGCTAATCAAGGCGCATCTCGAAGGCAAGCACGTGGTCGGCGTGGAGAAACCGAAAAAAGCCGCGCCAGTTGTCGATTTGATGGACGCGCTTAAGCAAAGCCTGGCACAGATGGAAGGCAAGAAGAAAGGTCCGCAGCGGGCGATCGAGTATCAGCGCGAGAATCAGGTGCGCATCAGCGACGAACCACAGGCTGTCGCGAAGAAAGTGGCCAAGAAGAAAAAGAGCGCGTAG